One Nitrospira sp. genomic window, TGAGGATTGACTCGATCACAACGGCGCACGGACGGGTAGTGCCGAGCGGGGACTCGAGGAGTCTGTACCCGTCGGAACCGGGTATGCTCACGGCGATTCACGTCCAGGTTGGACAAGCAGTGAAGCGGGGAGAGGTCTTGATGGAACTGGATTCGACCAGGAACATCTCGGCGCGAGACCATACCAGCAAGGAATATCGAGTGATACAGGTGGAAGCTGCCCGGTTGCGCGCGCTCCTCAAACACCGGGCGAGGCTCGAGGCGCCGGCCGATGGGGATGAGGACGAGATTCGCGTCCAACAACGGCTCTTGCAGGATCAGTTGACTGAGCACCGGGCCAGGATTGCGGCGGCCCAGCATCTGGTGGATGAGCGTCACGCGGCGGTCGCACGGACGAAGACGGCGCTCTTTCGGGGCCAGGCGGTATTGTTGATGGAAACCGAACGTGCGGAACAGTCCAAAAAAATGATGGAGCAGGGGGTTGGGGCGAGGGCGGATTTTCTGCAGGCCGAAAGCCGACGTGTCGAGCAGGGACAGGAGATGATTCGCCAAGAGAAGCAGCTGGAACAAGATCAAGCAGCTCTTGCGGAGGCTGAGCAGGAGTCTCACACTCTGGCCGTAGATTTTCAGCAGAGGAAACAGGCGGAGCTCTCCGCGCTCGAAGCTAAAGCCGCTTTGCTGGCTCAAGAGGTGACGACAACCGGACAGAAATCTGGCTTCCAGCAGGTGCTCTCACCGATCGATGGGGTAGTGCAACAACTCGCGTCCCATCCGGTGGGCACGGTGGTGAACCCTGGGCAGCCCTTGCTTGTGGTTGTGCCCCCGGACCGCACGGTCGAGATCGAGGCGCATGTCGAGAAGAAGGATGTGGGTATCATCCACCAAGGACAGTCGGTTGGGGTCATAGTCGAAACCTTTCAGATACCTTCCTACGGGGCGATTCCCGGTCATGTCCTGACGGTCTCTGACGACGCGACTTCACGCAAAAGAGGAGAGCTTGTCTCACCCATACGGGTCCGTCTGGACCGATCGACAGTCCAAGTCGGAGGCACAGAGGTCACGCTTGCTCCTGGGATGGCGGTGAGGGTGGAGATTAAGACTGGGCCGCGCCGCATGAGAGAATACCTTTTGGAGCCCTTGCTTCAATCCTGGAACGAACGTGCGCGGGAATGGAACGAGCTCGTTTATGCCGTGCGCGGTTTCCTCGAGCGTCGAAATCTATAATTGGTCCTAGGACCGCTTTAGGTCCTCCTGTTCTCCTGCCTGCTGCTACCATGCTGCGGTTGGTTTGGGCCCAACAGTCAAGCGAACGCGAAGTTATTTACTCTATGAGGAGCAGTCAATATGGTTTCACCCGGGGTTTACCGTCACCATAAAGGTCAGCAGTATGAAGTGTTGGGAGTCGCGAGACATTCAGAAACGGAAGAGGAGTTTGTCGTGTACCGGGCGCTGTATGGGGATCGAGGCCTTTGGATAAGACCCCTCGCATGTTTGTTGAGCCTGTCGAGAAGGAAGGAGTATCTGTTCCGCGCTTTTCCCGTATCGATTAGGAAACAGCAGAAATCCAGACATTCAGCAAGGTCCTAAACGATGCCCCGTCATAAATAGAATCGGATCGTGCTTCTTGAATTCTGGAGATGGGACGTTCAGTGGCCGTTCATAGGGGAGTCTGATGGTTACTGGGAGAAGCGGGGAAGTTTCCCCTATGAAGTGTGCGGACGTTGACGTGCGGAGGCCCGTACCCTAGACCACCGAGCTCCCTTCGCCGTCGCCGGAAAAGAGGCAGCAAACTAAGAAACCGCAGGTCGATGGTTCCTTTGCAACAGCCGGTCGACCGTTGTCCCTTGCTGGCCTTCTGATCTCTCTACAGAACTCCTCAGCTACATCTCAGCTATTTCTCTGATCCCCCGGCTTTTGTGGGATGGCAGTGTCTACGGGCAGACCGTATTCTGACCCGCATGAC contains:
- a CDS encoding HlyD family type I secretion periplasmic adaptor subunit, which translates into the protein MAFGAFGRQWIVWKAAWEADSDQLPHPSVAEGPAAEFLPEVLDIQRRPSSPVGRALRWAIPIVCLAVTGWAMFVRIDSITTAHGRVVPSGDSRSLYPSEPGMLTAIHVQVGQAVKRGEVLMELDSTRNISARDHTSKEYRVIQVEAARLRALLKHRARLEAPADGDEDEIRVQQRLLQDQLTEHRARIAAAQHLVDERHAAVARTKTALFRGQAVLLMETERAEQSKKMMEQGVGARADFLQAESRRVEQGQEMIRQEKQLEQDQAALAEAEQESHTLAVDFQQRKQAELSALEAKAALLAQEVTTTGQKSGFQQVLSPIDGVVQQLASHPVGTVVNPGQPLLVVVPPDRTVEIEAHVEKKDVGIIHQGQSVGVIVETFQIPSYGAIPGHVLTVSDDATSRKRGELVSPIRVRLDRSTVQVGGTEVTLAPGMAVRVEIKTGPRRMREYLLEPLLQSWNERAREWNELVYAVRGFLERRNL